A window of the Actinomycetes bacterium genome harbors these coding sequences:
- a CDS encoding glycosyltransferase, protein MSSPLTGHLSPMLPVIGALVGAGDKVLVASGLVTAHLVERAGAEFFRVGNDSDVWFARLGERTRGNPGDGIAPERINHYFVPRLFAEIGTADVIDDVVLAGNEFGPDLVLFESLAFAGPLVADLLGVPGVHHLFGPVWPHEIFVLADDAVSPIWRSFGRVVPGYAGVYRDLTVQICPPSLEARKVPAGDVVALRPAPRPERLATRGVRPVVYVTLGTFFNGNTQVFREILDGLADQPVDVVVTVGGDQDPAALQPVPANATIERFIAQAELLPTCSLIVHHGGAGTTFGALAHGVPQVIVPQGADNFDNAAMCERAGMAVVLRPDEFSARTVTDSVSAVLREPRFAEAALRTADEIATMADPAEVAGMIRAYRR, encoded by the coding sequence GTGTCGTCGCCCTTGACCGGGCACCTGAGTCCTATGCTGCCGGTGATCGGGGCCCTTGTCGGTGCCGGAGACAAGGTGCTGGTGGCCAGCGGTCTTGTGACGGCGCATCTGGTGGAGCGGGCCGGAGCGGAGTTCTTTCGGGTCGGGAACGACAGTGACGTCTGGTTCGCACGCCTGGGCGAGCGCACCCGGGGCAACCCTGGGGACGGGATCGCGCCGGAGCGTATCAACCACTACTTCGTGCCCCGGTTGTTCGCCGAGATCGGGACCGCGGACGTGATCGACGATGTCGTCCTTGCCGGGAATGAGTTCGGCCCCGACCTGGTGCTGTTCGAGAGCCTGGCTTTCGCCGGACCGTTGGTCGCAGACCTGCTCGGCGTCCCTGGCGTCCACCACCTGTTCGGGCCGGTGTGGCCGCACGAGATCTTCGTCCTGGCCGACGACGCGGTTTCTCCGATCTGGCGATCGTTCGGCCGGGTTGTGCCCGGGTACGCCGGTGTCTACCGGGACCTGACCGTGCAGATCTGCCCCCCGTCGCTGGAAGCGCGCAAGGTCCCCGCCGGAGACGTTGTGGCCCTTCGGCCCGCTCCGCGCCCGGAACGACTGGCCACGCGAGGCGTGCGACCGGTCGTCTACGTCACGCTCGGCACCTTCTTCAACGGCAACACGCAGGTCTTCCGCGAGATCCTCGACGGTCTGGCCGACCAGCCGGTCGATGTCGTCGTCACCGTCGGCGGGGACCAGGACCCGGCCGCACTGCAGCCAGTACCTGCTAACGCGACGATCGAGCGCTTCATCGCCCAGGCGGAACTGCTGCCAACCTGCTCGCTGATCGTCCACCACGGCGGTGCCGGTACCACCTTCGGCGCCCTGGCCCATGGAGTTCCGCAGGTCATCGTTCCCCAGGGGGCGGACAACTTTGACAATGCCGCGATGTGCGAGCGCGCCGGAATGGCCGTGGTCTTGCGTCCCGACGAGTTCTCCGCGAGGACCGTGACCGACAGCGTGTCCGCCGTACTCCGCGAGCCCCGCTTCGCCGAAGCCGCATTGCGCACCGCCGACGAGATCGCCACGATGGCTGACCCCGCCGAGGTTGCGGGCATGATTCGCGCCTATCGCCGCTAG